A region of Streptomyces sp. WMMC500 DNA encodes the following proteins:
- a CDS encoding Pls/PosA family non-ribosomal peptide synthetase produces the protein MTLTGNADPHPQAVPVVALAKTPATAPARGPATPPVGGLAGELAAVLGEVLGRQRVPLDGHFFDDVGADSMTMALFCARVRKRADLPAVSIKQVYLHPTPRSLAAALAGTRPEPAPAAPPAQQPAPQAQARVHGPGEETPPPGARWFVLCGVLQVLVFLAYWYAVALVGIEGLAWAYAAEGWAATYRRLVVFGAVSFAALAALPVLAKWLLVGRWQAGRIPLWGPRYVRFWFVRMLVRANPLVLFTGSPLYPLYLRALGADIGRRVAVFSRNVPVCTDLLTIGDDAVIRKDSSFACYRAHAGHLETGPVTIGAGAFVGEATVLDVGTSLGDGAQLGHSSALHAGQAVPAHEGRAGSPATEPGTVDWRAVPPARCGPVRRLLYPAGQQLAALLLYVPLAIAGIRLLFTEVFGHVPALLGDPGALAGPSFYADAAVLSAVLFAGGALTGLAVVLTVPRLLNKALEPNRPYRLYGIHYTLHRAITRLTNVEFFTHLFGDSSYVVPYLRALGYDLSDVEQTGSNFGLEVRHDNPYLTSVGTGTMVADGLSVINTDYSSTSFRLSRAAIGAHTFVGNYVAYPAQARTGDDCLLATKVQVPVAGGHRQGTGLLGSPSFPIPRSVQRDARFDHLRHGATLRRRLAAKNAHNAATIGLYLLAQWAHLYGITLIASAAIACYPAAGALAIELAAVASLAFSIGFLALVERAATSFRPLRPRYCSIYDPYFWWHERYWKLSTQPPGVLDGTPFKGLAWRLLGAKAGRRIFDDGCLVMDKTMVAIGDDAVLNAGSVIQPHSQEDGSFKSDRIGIGARCTLGVGALVHYGATLGDDATLAADTFLMKGEDVPPHARWGGNPAGDLRPLPAAVGRTETPVETRMTTQPERITAQPDEPAPEGQVPGPAPLPAPAPEPEPERPGAQRQSAPDPGPPGPAGDPQGPAAEPERTAVSPVPEHEPPTATVPPAAGNEPPGAPPAGGAVTRIPRWTREPAGGHGAFDAAAGPAGGVAAYEVPVPGELVGRLAALADEAGVTLGSLLLAAHAKVLAALTGEPDVVTGYAAAPGGPALPCPLTTSPPTWRALLEHTRSAEAALLTPGTPTPPPGAPPAGALPYGARPGPAARLPGDETHPDPADGFPPYETEFDPAPQPAAAEPAGLAVTTVLRVEFPQPAPGRRSLRLRYRTDVIDAEHAARIAGYHLAALARLAAGPDAEHAAQSLLSAAEVRHQLDDLAGPRRPLPDRRAHELFEERVRAHPDAVAVVHGPRRWTYAQLNAHANRLARALLARGLGPEGVVAVVAERTLDWAAAVLAVFKAGGVYLSVEPHFPAERVAAMLARADCRLVLTEPAGRAVLDRALAQPPLRAAGPEVVGVDVAYGEGHPGDDPGVAVAAGQLAYVYFTSGSTGTPKGAMCEHAGMLNHLYAKIEDLRIAQGQVVAQTAPQCFDISLWQLLAGLLAGGRTLLVEQDVILDVPRFLDVLAAERVAVLQVVPSYLDAVLAHLERHPRALPDLGHVSVTGEPLKPDLARRWFAALPGVRLVNAYGLTETSDDTNHDVMERAPERVLLGRPVRNVHVYVVDDHLAPVPLGAPGQIVFSGVCVGRGYVNDAERTRASYLADPHRPGHRLYRGGDVGRWHPDGRLEFLGRHDGQVKVAGFRIELGEVENALSRVPGIRDCAVVVADRPGHGKRLVAFYTAPRAFARGELRDALSASLPAYMIPAAFHHREALPLTANGKTDKKALTKLATEPAPGSAAAAAHEAAPAAGISTHGNPPGERSDAVPHGRPRRGDDADGTRTIPAARSDAVLPAGVPHSRPTPSTHTDDAHGERSDAAPYAHPRRGDGTTPAARSDAVPSADHRRDGIPPGGDTPDAVAHRPGSDAPNTPRAPGALLSPAERELVAAWAQVLGVDADRIGRGDDFFALGGTSLLAVKLAVALDRRLSLQDFARHPVLADLARLLSERTRLMPTPPPASPLAVDRRPGAPPVLHVAPGTDPAAWAARHRDGVRAAVTEHGALLVRGLGLHDAAGTRAVFARLADGLMTETEPFAPRRYHGGGVYSSVPWPAAQPMCMHHELSYALTPPGLMLFACTATPTPTPAAPSGGGEIGVADAAAVLDALPARLVARFEREGWLLTRTYGQDIGASVEEAFGTADPDAVERYCRDHAIEATWLPGGILRTRQRRSAVVRHPVTGRRCWFNQVAFLSEWTMDPEVRAYLLEAAGPGQLPFRTAYGNGEPLGADVVDLINEVYEDATARAPLHAGDLLLVDNVRCAHDRRPYEGPREVLVGLADPVRPEPVHTHPLHLATAPAEGTAR, from the coding sequence GTGACTCTCACAGGAAACGCGGACCCGCACCCGCAGGCCGTCCCGGTGGTGGCGCTCGCCAAGACGCCCGCCACGGCGCCCGCCAGGGGACCGGCCACGCCGCCGGTCGGAGGGCTGGCCGGGGAGCTGGCCGCGGTGCTGGGCGAGGTGCTGGGCCGGCAACGGGTGCCCCTGGACGGGCACTTCTTCGACGACGTCGGCGCCGACTCGATGACGATGGCGCTGTTCTGCGCGCGGGTACGCAAGCGCGCCGACCTGCCGGCGGTGTCGATCAAGCAGGTCTACCTGCATCCGACGCCGCGCAGCCTCGCCGCCGCACTGGCCGGGACCCGGCCGGAGCCCGCGCCCGCCGCCCCACCGGCACAGCAGCCGGCACCGCAGGCACAGGCGCGGGTGCACGGGCCGGGGGAGGAGACGCCGCCGCCCGGCGCCCGCTGGTTCGTGCTGTGCGGTGTGCTGCAGGTGCTGGTGTTCCTCGCGTACTGGTACGCCGTCGCGCTCGTCGGCATCGAGGGGCTGGCGTGGGCGTACGCCGCCGAGGGCTGGGCGGCCACCTACCGGCGGCTCGTCGTGTTCGGCGCGGTGAGCTTCGCCGCGCTGGCCGCGCTGCCCGTGCTGGCCAAGTGGCTGCTCGTCGGCCGCTGGCAGGCCGGCCGGATCCCGCTGTGGGGCCCGCGCTACGTGCGCTTTTGGTTCGTGCGCATGCTGGTGCGCGCGAACCCCCTGGTGCTGTTCACCGGATCGCCGCTCTACCCGCTCTACCTGCGGGCGCTGGGCGCCGACATCGGCCGCCGGGTCGCGGTCTTCTCCCGCAACGTCCCCGTCTGCACCGACCTGCTGACCATCGGCGACGACGCCGTGATCCGCAAGGACTCCTCCTTCGCCTGCTACCGCGCGCACGCCGGCCACCTCGAGACGGGCCCGGTGACCATCGGCGCCGGCGCGTTCGTCGGCGAGGCCACGGTCCTGGACGTGGGCACCTCGCTCGGCGACGGCGCGCAGCTCGGCCACTCCTCCGCGCTGCACGCCGGGCAGGCGGTGCCCGCCCACGAGGGCCGCGCCGGCTCCCCCGCGACCGAGCCCGGCACCGTCGACTGGCGGGCCGTCCCCCCGGCGCGCTGCGGCCCCGTGCGCCGGCTGCTCTACCCCGCCGGGCAGCAGTTGGCCGCGCTGCTGCTGTACGTGCCGCTGGCCATCGCCGGCATACGCCTGCTGTTCACCGAGGTCTTCGGGCACGTACCCGCCCTGCTCGGCGACCCCGGCGCGCTGGCGGGCCCGTCGTTCTACGCGGATGCCGCCGTGCTGTCCGCCGTCCTGTTCGCCGGCGGCGCGCTCACCGGGCTGGCCGTCGTGCTGACCGTCCCCCGGCTGCTCAACAAGGCGCTGGAGCCTAACCGCCCGTACCGCCTCTACGGCATCCACTACACCCTGCACCGCGCGATAACCCGGCTGACGAACGTCGAGTTCTTCACCCACCTCTTCGGCGACAGCTCCTACGTCGTCCCCTATCTGCGCGCTCTCGGCTACGACCTGTCCGACGTCGAGCAGACCGGCTCCAACTTCGGCCTCGAGGTCAGGCACGACAACCCCTACCTCACCTCCGTGGGCACCGGCACGATGGTCGCCGACGGCCTGTCCGTCATCAACACCGACTACTCCAGCACCTCCTTCCGGCTCTCCCGCGCGGCCATCGGCGCCCACACCTTCGTCGGCAACTACGTCGCCTACCCCGCCCAGGCCCGCACCGGCGACGACTGCCTGCTGGCGACGAAGGTCCAGGTGCCCGTCGCGGGCGGGCACCGCCAGGGCACGGGCCTGCTGGGCTCCCCCAGCTTTCCGATCCCGCGCTCGGTGCAGCGCGACGCACGGTTCGACCACCTGCGCCACGGCGCGACGCTGCGCCGCCGGCTCGCCGCGAAAAACGCGCACAACGCCGCCACCATCGGCCTGTACCTGCTGGCGCAGTGGGCCCACCTGTACGGCATCACGCTCATCGCCTCGGCCGCCATCGCCTGCTACCCGGCGGCCGGCGCGCTCGCGATCGAGCTGGCCGCCGTGGCGTCGCTCGCGTTCAGCATCGGGTTCCTGGCCCTGGTCGAGCGCGCCGCCACGTCCTTCAGGCCGCTGCGCCCGCGGTACTGCTCGATCTACGACCCGTACTTCTGGTGGCACGAGCGCTACTGGAAGCTCAGCACCCAGCCGCCCGGCGTCCTGGACGGCACCCCGTTCAAGGGCCTGGCCTGGCGGCTGCTGGGAGCGAAGGCCGGGCGGCGGATCTTCGACGACGGCTGCCTGGTCATGGACAAGACGATGGTCGCGATCGGCGACGACGCGGTGCTCAACGCCGGCAGCGTCATCCAGCCGCACTCGCAGGAGGACGGCAGCTTCAAGTCCGACCGCATCGGCATCGGCGCCCGCTGCACGCTCGGCGTCGGCGCCCTGGTCCACTACGGCGCGACGCTCGGCGACGACGCGACGCTGGCCGCCGACACCTTCTTGATGAAGGGCGAGGACGTCCCGCCGCACGCCCGGTGGGGAGGCAACCCGGCGGGCGACCTGCGCCCGCTGCCGGCGGCGGTAGGGCGGACAGAAACCCCGGTGGAGACGCGGATGACGACGCAGCCGGAGCGGATCACAGCACAGCCGGACGAGCCGGCGCCGGAGGGGCAGGTGCCCGGACCGGCGCCGCTGCCGGCACCGGCACCGGAGCCGGAGCCGGAACGGCCCGGGGCGCAGCGGCAGTCGGCGCCGGACCCCGGGCCGCCCGGGCCGGCCGGGGACCCGCAGGGCCCCGCGGCGGAGCCGGAGCGGACGGCCGTGTCGCCGGTACCCGAGCACGAACCGCCCACGGCGACGGTGCCGCCGGCAGCCGGGAACGAGCCGCCCGGGGCGCCGCCCGCGGGCGGCGCGGTCACCAGGATCCCGCGCTGGACCCGTGAACCCGCCGGCGGACACGGGGCCTTCGACGCAGCCGCAGGGCCCGCGGGGGGTGTTGCCGCATACGAGGTGCCGGTCCCCGGCGAACTCGTCGGCCGGCTGGCCGCGTTGGCGGACGAGGCGGGTGTCACGCTCGGCTCGCTGCTGCTGGCCGCGCACGCCAAGGTGCTGGCCGCCCTCACCGGCGAACCCGACGTCGTCACCGGCTACGCCGCCGCCCCCGGCGGCCCGGCGCTGCCCTGCCCGCTGACGACCTCACCCCCCACGTGGCGCGCCCTGCTGGAGCACACCCGCAGCGCCGAGGCCGCCCTGCTCACCCCCGGCACCCCCACCCCGCCCCCAGGCGCCCCGCCCGCCGGAGCCCTGCCGTACGGGGCCCGGCCCGGCCCCGCCGCCCGCCTCCCCGGAGACGAAACCCACCCCGACCCGGCCGACGGATTCCCCCCGTACGAGACCGAGTTCGACCCCGCCCCCCAGCCCGCCGCCGCCGAGCCCGCCGGGCTTGCCGTGACCACCGTGCTGCGCGTGGAGTTCCCCCAGCCCGCGCCCGGCCGCAGGTCTCTGCGCCTGCGCTACCGCACCGACGTCATCGACGCCGAACACGCCGCCCGGATCGCCGGCTACCACCTCGCCGCGCTCGCCCGCCTCGCCGCCGGCCCCGACGCGGAACACGCCGCGCAGAGCCTGCTCTCCGCCGCCGAGGTCCGCCACCAGCTCGACGACCTCGCCGGCCCCCGGCGCCCGCTGCCCGACCGCCGCGCGCACGAGCTGTTCGAGGAGCGGGTACGCGCCCATCCCGACGCCGTCGCCGTCGTGCACGGCCCGCGCAGGTGGACGTACGCGCAGCTCAACGCCCACGCCAACCGGCTCGCCCGGGCCCTGCTCGCGCGCGGTCTGGGCCCCGAGGGCGTCGTCGCCGTCGTCGCCGAGCGCACCCTCGACTGGGCCGCCGCGGTCCTCGCCGTCTTCAAGGCCGGCGGCGTCTACCTCTCCGTCGAGCCGCACTTCCCGGCCGAACGCGTCGCCGCCATGCTCGCCCGCGCCGACTGCCGGCTCGTGCTCACCGAGCCCGCCGGTAGGGCCGTCCTCGACCGGGCCCTCGCGCAGCCCCCGCTGCGCGCCGCGGGCCCCGAGGTGGTCGGCGTGGACGTCGCCTACGGCGAAGGCCACCCCGGCGACGACCCCGGCGTGGCCGTCGCGGCCGGCCAGCTCGCCTACGTCTACTTCACCTCCGGCTCCACCGGCACCCCGAAGGGCGCCATGTGCGAGCACGCCGGCATGCTCAACCACCTCTACGCCAAGATCGAGGACCTGCGGATAGCGCAGGGGCAGGTCGTCGCGCAGACCGCGCCGCAGTGCTTCGACATCTCGCTGTGGCAGTTGCTCGCCGGGCTGCTGGCGGGCGGCAGGACGCTGCTGGTCGAACAGGACGTGATCCTGGACGTGCCCCGGTTCCTGGACGTGCTCGCCGCCGAGCGGGTAGCGGTGCTGCAGGTCGTGCCCTCGTACCTGGACGCCGTCCTGGCCCACCTCGAACGGCACCCGCGCGCCCTGCCGGACCTCGGCCACGTGTCGGTCACCGGGGAGCCGCTCAAACCCGACCTGGCCAGGCGCTGGTTCGCGGCGCTGCCCGGCGTCCGGCTCGTCAACGCCTACGGGCTCACCGAGACGTCGGACGACACGAACCACGACGTCATGGAGCGGGCGCCCGAGCGCGTGCTGCTCGGCCGACCGGTCCGCAACGTCCACGTGTACGTCGTCGACGACCACCTCGCGCCCGTGCCGCTGGGCGCGCCCGGGCAGATCGTCTTCTCCGGCGTGTGCGTCGGCCGCGGCTACGTCAACGACGCGGAGCGCACCCGGGCGTCCTACCTCGCCGACCCGCACCGGCCCGGCCACCGCCTGTACCGCGGCGGCGACGTCGGCCGCTGGCACCCCGACGGCCGGCTGGAGTTCCTGGGCCGCCACGACGGGCAGGTCAAGGTCGCCGGCTTCCGGATCGAACTCGGCGAGGTGGAGAACGCGCTGTCCCGGGTGCCGGGGATCCGCGACTGCGCCGTGGTCGTGGCCGACCGGCCGGGACACGGCAAGCGGCTCGTCGCCTTCTACACCGCCCCCCGCGCGTTCGCCCGCGGCGAGCTGCGAGACGCGCTGTCCGCGTCGCTGCCCGCGTACATGATCCCGGCAGCGTTCCACCACCGCGAGGCCCTGCCGCTCACGGCCAACGGCAAGACGGACAAGAAGGCGCTGACGAAGCTGGCCACGGAACCCGCGCCCGGCTCCGCCGCGGCCGCTGCGCACGAAGCCGCCCCCGCCGCAGGCATCAGCACACACGGGAACCCGCCCGGCGAGCGCAGCGATGCCGTCCCCCACGGGCGCCCCCGGCGCGGGGACGACGCGGACGGCACACGCACCATCCCCGCCGCACGTAGCGACGCCGTCCTTCCCGCGGGCGTCCCGCACAGCAGGCCCACCCCCAGCACACACACGGACGACGCGCACGGCGAGCGCAGCGATGCCGCCCCCTACGCGCACCCCCGGCGCGGGGACGGCACCACTCCCGCCGCGCGCAGCGACGCCGTGCCCTCCGCCGACCACCGGCGCGACGGCATCCCGCCCGGCGGCGACACCCCCGACGCGGTGGCCCACCGGCCCGGCAGCGACGCCCCCAACACCCCCCGCGCGCCCGGCGCCCTCCTGAGCCCCGCCGAGCGTGAGCTCGTCGCCGCGTGGGCGCAGGTCCTCGGCGTCGACGCGGACCGCATCGGCCGCGGGGACGACTTCTTCGCGCTCGGCGGCACCTCCCTGCTCGCGGTGAAGCTCGCCGTCGCGCTCGACCGGCGGCTGTCCCTGCAGGACTTCGCCCGGCACCCCGTGCTCGCCGACCTGGCCCGGCTGCTCAGCGAAAGGACCCGGCTCATGCCGACACCGCCCCCGGCATCCCCTCTCGCCGTCGACCGCAGACCCGGCGCCCCGCCCGTCCTGCACGTCGCCCCCGGCACCGATCCGGCCGCGTGGGCCGCGCGGCACCGCGACGGTGTCCGTGCCGCCGTGACCGAACACGGCGCGCTCCTCGTCCGCGGCCTCGGCCTGCACGACGCGGCGGGAACGCGCGCCGTGTTCGCCCGGCTCGCCGACGGGCTGATGACCGAGACGGAGCCGTTCGCGCCGCGGCGCTACCACGGCGGCGGCGTGTACTCCTCCGTCCCGTGGCCCGCCGCCCAGCCCATGTGCATGCACCACGAGCTGAGCTACGCCCTCACCCCGCCCGGCCTCATGCTCTTCGCCTGCACAGCCACACCCACGCCCACACCCGCCGCGCCCTCCGGCGGGGGTGAGATCGGCGTGGCCGACGCCGCCGCCGTGCTCGACGCACTGCCCGCCCGGCTGGTCGCCCGCTTCGAGCGCGAGGGCTGGCTGCTCACCCGCACCTACGGGCAGGACATCGGCGCCTCCGTCGAGGAGGCGTTCGGCACCGCCGACCCCGACGCGGTCGAGCGCTACTGCCGCGACCACGCCATCGAGGCGACCTGGCTGCCCGGCGGGATCCTGCGCACCCGGCAGCGGCGCAGCGCCGTGGTACGTCACCCGGTCACCGGACGGCGCTGCTGGTT
- a CDS encoding MFS transporter, with protein sequence MLGTTLPTPLYGLYRQQIGFSELIVTVVFAVYALGVIAALLVAGDFSDILGRRPVLLCAAALAAGSALCFVFEHGLPQLFAGRVLSGFSAGLFSGTATAAVLDLAPPGRRSRAAFAATAANMGGLGLGPLLAGILAQYAPWPLKLPFLVHLALMALAAAVVWTLPETVHRTRPRPALRPQGMTIPPAVRGVFAPGALAGFAGFSVLGVFTAVAPDFMATVLGVRNLAVVGAVVFSVFCASTAGQLLMGRLGPALALPWGCVVLVLGLVLIGVSLLAESLAILVVGAVTGGVGQGMSFRAALTVIGAAAPEERRSATLSAFFVFAYVGISLPVVGVGALTLELGVRDAGLVFAGCVILLVSAVAAYLRPRRSAAR encoded by the coding sequence ATGCTCGGCACGACGCTGCCGACCCCGCTGTACGGGCTCTACCGGCAGCAGATCGGTTTCTCCGAGCTGATCGTCACGGTGGTCTTCGCCGTCTACGCGCTGGGTGTCATCGCCGCCTTGCTGGTGGCCGGTGACTTCTCCGACATCCTGGGGCGGCGGCCGGTCCTGCTGTGCGCCGCGGCGCTGGCCGCGGGCAGCGCCCTGTGCTTCGTGTTCGAGCACGGGCTGCCTCAACTGTTCGCAGGCCGGGTCCTTTCCGGCTTCTCCGCGGGCCTGTTCAGCGGCACGGCCACCGCGGCCGTCCTGGACCTGGCGCCGCCGGGGCGCCGCTCCCGGGCCGCCTTCGCGGCGACCGCCGCCAACATGGGCGGCCTGGGCCTGGGCCCTCTCCTGGCCGGCATCCTGGCCCAGTACGCGCCCTGGCCGCTGAAACTGCCGTTCCTGGTGCACCTGGCCCTCATGGCACTCGCCGCCGCGGTCGTCTGGACGCTCCCGGAAACCGTGCACCGCACCCGTCCCCGGCCCGCGCTGCGCCCTCAGGGCATGACGATCCCCCCGGCCGTGCGCGGGGTGTTCGCGCCCGGTGCGCTGGCGGGCTTCGCCGGTTTCTCCGTGCTGGGGGTGTTCACCGCGGTCGCGCCAGACTTCATGGCAACGGTGCTGGGCGTCCGCAATCTCGCGGTGGTCGGCGCCGTCGTCTTCTCCGTCTTCTGCGCCTCGACCGCGGGCCAGTTGCTCATGGGCCGCCTCGGCCCGGCCCTGGCCCTGCCCTGGGGCTGCGTGGTGCTGGTCCTGGGCCTGGTGCTCATCGGCGTCTCGCTGCTGGCGGAGTCGCTGGCGATTCTCGTCGTCGGCGCCGTCACCGGCGGCGTGGGCCAGGGCATGTCCTTCCGCGCGGCTCTGACGGTGATCGGCGCGGCGGCGCCGGAAGAGCGGCGGAGCGCGACGCTCTCGGCGTTCTTCGTCTTCGCCTACGTGGGGATCTCGCTGCCCGTGGTCGGCGTCGGTGCCCTGACGCTGGAACTGGGGGTACGCGACGCCGGGTTGGTGTTCGCCGGGTGTGTGATCCTGCTCGTCTCCGCGGTGGCCGCCTATCTGAGACCGCGCCGGTCTGCGGCCCGCTGA
- a CDS encoding VOC family protein, which translates to MTFTHVLAVAPVRDVEPAVAWYEQLFGRAADARPMPGLADWHLSPSGWVQVFQSPDHAGASLLNLVVDDLDRALSDLAERGLAPGQVQPGSRGVRFAALDDPDGNRVTLIENPVS; encoded by the coding sequence ATGACCTTCACACACGTCCTCGCGGTTGCGCCGGTGCGCGATGTCGAGCCCGCGGTGGCCTGGTACGAGCAGTTGTTCGGCCGTGCGGCGGACGCCAGGCCGATGCCCGGGCTGGCCGACTGGCACCTGTCGCCGTCCGGCTGGGTCCAGGTCTTCCAGTCCCCGGACCACGCCGGAGCATCCCTGCTCAACCTGGTGGTCGACGACCTCGACCGGGCGCTGTCCGACCTCGCGGAACGCGGCCTCGCCCCCGGGCAGGTCCAGCCCGGATCGCGGGGCGTCCGGTTCGCCGCCCTCGACGACCCCGACGGCAACCGCGTCACGCTGATCGAGAATCCAGTGAGCTGA
- a CDS encoding sigma-70 family RNA polymerase sigma factor, with amino-acid sequence MNEIEWLADRFEENRVHLRLVAYRMLGSPTEAEDAVQECWLRLSRSYDDEITNLRGWLTTVVGRVCLDMLRQRRARREDSLEELVPAVATFLDDEGPEENALLADSVGQALLVVLETLDPAERLAFVLHDMFGVPFDEVAVIVERTPAAARKLASRARHRVRAGRPATDPAAAPQREVVQAFLAAARDGDFDALVAVLDPDAVARNNGLPVALGSVAVAKGAASFAPFLQVAWLALVDGALGILAQQDNGGLRAMTFEITDGKIREIDVVTDPEQLRGMDLAVLGPPHRGRRRGR; translated from the coding sequence ATGAACGAGATTGAATGGCTGGCCGATCGTTTCGAGGAAAACCGGGTGCATCTGCGGTTGGTCGCCTACCGCATGCTCGGCTCACCGACCGAGGCGGAAGACGCCGTACAGGAGTGCTGGCTGCGGCTGAGCCGTTCCTACGACGACGAGATCACCAACCTGCGGGGCTGGCTGACCACCGTGGTGGGCCGGGTGTGCCTGGACATGCTGCGCCAGCGCCGGGCACGCCGCGAGGACTCCCTGGAAGAACTCGTCCCCGCGGTGGCCACGTTCTTGGACGACGAGGGCCCCGAGGAGAACGCGCTGCTGGCCGACTCGGTGGGCCAGGCACTGCTGGTCGTCCTGGAGACCCTGGACCCCGCAGAACGCCTGGCGTTCGTCCTGCACGACATGTTCGGCGTGCCCTTCGACGAGGTCGCCGTGATCGTGGAGCGCACCCCGGCCGCGGCCCGCAAACTCGCCAGCCGCGCGCGGCACCGGGTACGGGCCGGCCGGCCGGCGACCGACCCCGCCGCGGCGCCGCAGCGCGAGGTCGTCCAGGCGTTCCTCGCCGCCGCACGCGACGGCGACTTCGACGCGCTGGTCGCCGTCCTGGACCCCGACGCCGTGGCCCGCAACAACGGCCTGCCGGTGGCCCTGGGCTCCGTGGCAGTCGCCAAGGGAGCGGCCTCGTTCGCACCGTTCCTGCAGGTCGCCTGGCTCGCACTCGTCGACGGAGCCCTCGGGATCCTCGCCCAGCAGGACAACGGCGGCCTGCGCGCGATGACCTTCGAGATCACCGACGGGAAGATCCGCGAGATCGACGTCGTCACCGACCCGGAACAACTGCGCGGCATGGACCTGGCGGTGCTGGGGCCGCCGCACCGCGGACGGCGCCGGGGGAGGTAA
- a CDS encoding polyprenyl synthetase family protein, translating to MGEAFQLRDDLLDAFGDSADTGKPAGLDFAQHKMTLLLGWAMQRDDRIHSLITEPGHTPDEVRRRLVDTGVPGDVERHIAGLVERGCKAIADAPIGPAWRDDLKDLAMRVAYRNA from the coding sequence GTGGGGGAGGCGTTCCAGCTTCGCGACGACCTGCTGGACGCCTTCGGGGACTCCGCCGACACCGGCAAGCCCGCGGGGCTGGACTTCGCCCAGCACAAGATGACGCTGCTGTTGGGCTGGGCGATGCAGCGTGACGACCGTATCCACAGTCTGATCACCGAGCCGGGCCACACTCCCGACGAGGTGCGCCGCCGTCTGGTGGACACCGGTGTTCCCGGGGACGTCGAAAGGCACATCGCCGGGCTCGTCGAGCGGGGGTGCAAGGCCATCGCCGACGCACCCATCGGCCCGGCCTGGCGGGACGACCTGAAGGACCTGGCCATGCGGGTCGCCTACCGGAACGCGTAA
- a CDS encoding DHA2 family efflux MFS transporter permease subunit — protein MSSTDKEAQGGSALADADPRRWTALGVLTAMQFMLMMDVTVVNIALPEMERDLDFSPGGLAWVVNAYVLTAGGFLLLGGRLADMFGRRKIFVTGVLVFGISSIVCGAAANSGMLVAGRFVQGFGEALAGPAALGLIPVLFRNAKERTKALGIWGGAVAVGGAVGSVVGGALTDLVDWRWIFFINVPVAVFALIMVPRVLPESRMTRASGKKIDVVGAVSATGGLVAIVYGLLQAADDPWGSTQVLLPLFGGIGLLMFMAVWESRVPDPMIPLRFFTNRTRVTTNGVSVLALAAFYTYAFLLTLYLQQVLDYSPMETGLAYIPFTVAIGIGMAISTTLLPRIGVKPILMISFLGSAAGLVLAAGGLATDASFVSGIMPGLLVYGFFNSVGFPALTNGALHEVTGQDAGLASGMQTAMQQVGGSLGLATLVPLALRYVNDHVADGDLPQIAQTEGYALALRAAAGVLVVATLLVLLLMDKVDSRPRDAVAEATEGAAAEEEATRAPASS, from the coding sequence ATGAGCAGCACAGACAAGGAAGCGCAAGGCGGGAGCGCCCTGGCCGACGCCGACCCGCGGCGGTGGACGGCGCTGGGCGTGCTGACGGCGATGCAGTTCATGCTCATGATGGACGTCACCGTCGTGAACATCGCCCTTCCCGAGATGGAAAGGGATCTGGACTTCTCGCCCGGCGGCCTGGCGTGGGTGGTCAACGCCTACGTGCTGACCGCGGGCGGTTTCCTGCTGCTGGGCGGGCGGCTGGCGGACATGTTCGGCCGCCGCAAGATCTTCGTCACCGGTGTGCTGGTCTTCGGCATCTCCTCGATCGTGTGCGGCGCCGCCGCCAACTCCGGGATGCTCGTCGCCGGCCGGTTCGTCCAGGGCTTCGGTGAGGCGCTGGCCGGCCCGGCGGCGCTGGGCCTGATTCCGGTGCTGTTCCGCAACGCCAAGGAGCGCACCAAGGCGCTGGGCATCTGGGGCGGCGCGGTCGCGGTGGGCGGCGCGGTCGGCTCGGTCGTCGGCGGCGCGCTGACCGACCTGGTGGACTGGCGCTGGATCTTCTTCATCAACGTTCCCGTCGCCGTATTCGCGCTGATCATGGTTCCCCGGGTCCTCCCGGAGAGCCGCATGACCCGCGCCTCCGGCAAGAAGATCGACGTGGTCGGCGCCGTGTCCGCGACCGGCGGCCTGGTCGCGATCGTCTACGGCCTGCTGCAGGCCGCCGACGACCCGTGGGGCTCCACGCAGGTGCTGCTCCCGCTGTTCGGCGGCATCGGCCTGCTGATGTTCATGGCCGTGTGGGAGTCCCGCGTCCCCGACCCGATGATCCCCCTGCGGTTCTTCACCAACCGCACCCGGGTGACGACCAACGGCGTCAGCGTCCTGGCGCTCGCCGCCTTCTACACCTACGCCTTCCTGCTGACCCTGTACCTGCAGCAGGTCCTCGACTACTCGCCGATGGAAACCGGTCTGGCCTACATTCCGTTCACCGTCGCCATCGGCATCGGCATGGCCATCTCGACGACGCTGCTGCCACGCATCGGCGTCAAGCCCATCTTGATGATCTCCTTCCTCGGCAGCGCCGCCGGCCTGGTCCTGGCCGCGGGCGGCCTGGCCACCGACGCGTCCTTCGTCAGCGGGATCATGCCGGGCCTGCTCGTGTACGGCTTCTTCAACTCCGTCGGCTTCCCCGCCCTGACCAACGGTGCCCTGCACGAGGTCACCGGCCAGGACGCGGGACTGGCCTCCGGCATGCAGACCGCCATGCAGCAGGTCGGCGGCTCTCTCGGCCTGGCCACCCTGGTCCCCCTCGCGCTGCGCTACGTCAACGACCACGTCGCCGACGGAGACCTTCCGCAGATCGCGCAGACCGAGGGATACGCGCTGGCGCTGCGCGCCGCCGCCGGCGTCCTGGTCGTGGCGACCCTGCTCGTGCTGCTGCTGATGGACAAGGTGGACTCCCGGCCGCGTGACGCGGTCGCCGAGGCCACCGAGGGGGCTGCTGCCGAAGAGGAAGCCACCCGCGCCCCCGCCTCCTCCTGA